A window of the Kosakonia radicincitans DSM 16656 genome harbors these coding sequences:
- the ymiC gene encoding small membrane protein YmiC, with the protein MNNDCRMKYWSWITVFSVSILFWTQIVWMLFR; encoded by the coding sequence ATGAATAATGATTGTCGAATGAAATACTGGTCGTGGATCACCGTGTTTTCTGTTTCCATCCTCTTTTGGACTCAGATTGTCTGGATGCTCTTCCGGTAA